In a single window of the Halodesulfovibrio sp. MK-HDV genome:
- a CDS encoding efflux RND transporter periplasmic adaptor subunit: MQNNPTSRKKVLINAVVFTLMIALGLGGYSFFMGSKPKVARKAPVKKVTTVKVIRLKKGSVPMQIKGTGTVIPARKVELKPEVSGTVAWTAPQFAAGGIIKKGDVILRIDTRDYDIALRKSKSSLATAKAELMLEQGQQRVAREGIRLLDESKSSEKYSTALALREPQLMKAKAELESAKADIQLAELNLTRCVLRAPFDVMIQETGANLGSRVTTSTTVATLVAIDEYWVETAVPVDRLEHLGLSRNGVTATVVRQGGISRWDGEVLRLTGTLTESTRLARVVVAVKDPRGLESQEFTMPLMLGDYVDVTIEGNTIQSAYKIPQNLVHNDNEIWVYKDGELVIRKIAIVWKSQDAVYALNGISESDAVIASDLSDAYTGMSLALDSGSAPTVAEQPKEERRKKPHNNSDNGVRKDNNVATAE, from the coding sequence ATGCAGAACAATCCTACATCCCGAAAAAAAGTACTTATCAACGCCGTAGTTTTCACACTTATGATTGCGTTAGGCCTTGGTGGATATTCATTTTTCATGGGTTCAAAACCCAAGGTTGCTAGAAAAGCACCAGTTAAAAAAGTTACCACTGTAAAAGTTATCCGCCTTAAAAAAGGCAGCGTACCGATGCAGATCAAAGGAACCGGCACTGTTATCCCAGCGCGCAAAGTTGAACTAAAGCCTGAGGTTTCAGGCACTGTTGCGTGGACTGCCCCACAATTTGCTGCTGGCGGTATCATCAAAAAAGGTGACGTCATTCTCCGCATCGACACGAGAGATTACGACATAGCACTGCGTAAAAGCAAAAGTTCACTCGCTACTGCCAAAGCAGAATTGATGTTGGAACAAGGTCAACAGCGCGTTGCAAGAGAAGGCATACGCCTTTTGGACGAGAGCAAAAGTTCCGAAAAATACAGCACAGCCCTTGCATTGCGCGAACCTCAGTTGATGAAAGCAAAGGCTGAACTTGAAAGTGCAAAAGCCGATATTCAGCTTGCTGAACTTAATCTCACCCGCTGTGTTCTGCGCGCACCATTCGATGTCATGATACAGGAAACAGGTGCAAACCTTGGCTCCCGTGTCACTACATCCACCACAGTTGCCACACTTGTAGCCATTGACGAATATTGGGTAGAGACGGCTGTACCAGTGGACCGTCTTGAACATCTTGGATTATCCCGTAACGGAGTTACCGCAACGGTTGTCCGCCAAGGCGGTATTTCAAGATGGGACGGTGAAGTACTGCGTCTTACGGGTACACTGACAGAATCCACCCGCCTTGCCCGTGTAGTAGTAGCAGTTAAAGACCCTCGCGGTCTTGAATCTCAAGAGTTCACCATGCCCCTCATGCTCGGCGATTATGTAGACGTTACAATTGAAGGTAATACCATTCAATCCGCCTACAAAATCCCTCAAAACCTTGTGCATAACGATAACGAAATCTGGGTGTACAAAGACGGCGAACTTGTTATCCGTAAAATTGCTATTGTCTGGAAATCCCAAGACGCTGTTTACGCCCTCAACGGAATTTCTGAATCCGATGCAGTTATTGCTTCAGATCTAAGCGATGCATACACAGGTATGTCTCTCGCCCTTGACTCCGGCAGTGCTCCGACAGTTGCAGAGCAGCCAAAAGAAGAACGCAGAAAAAAGCCACACAATAACTCCGACAATGGTGTCCGCAAAGACAACAACGTCGCTACGGCGGAGTAG
- a CDS encoding efflux transporter outer membrane subunit, with translation MSKYIFPALLLSILLCSACAPFAPTQSIQPGVSLDEPYSIQVEGQESDRLWWKSFESAELNALIDQALSDNFSINVAYARLKQAAANLERAGADQYPTLDLTGGAKAGRVGTKTNTGKRSSYDDVQQYNLGAAAAYELDLWGRIEAQRSASEQQFYATQADLDAAAVTVAASVAENWVDLLRVREEIAILNEQVANNRKQLVFQEFRFTNGIAESVDVLQQRQILASSQSELPLLIAKEQVLLNALSVLIGSTPLERPTVIQKELPELISLPPTGLPSDLLVNRPDIRSSGLQLFSAEWSVAEARANRLPQFTLNADAAFNSSVAAVFFNNWAASLAGNIMQPLLDGGLRASEVDRTRAVVEERAALYSETVSKAVQEVEDALVNEEQQQEYLRLIGAQRDATAKTLEDAQLRYLQGQSGYLPLLQEVLNVQSLERQMIQQQAELIKLRISLYRALGGGWTYSLAKVHEPSPDDQNEGI, from the coding sequence ATGTCGAAGTATATATTTCCCGCGCTACTCCTGAGCATTCTTCTATGCTCCGCATGTGCACCTTTTGCACCAACACAGTCCATACAACCCGGTGTGTCGCTTGATGAGCCGTACTCAATTCAAGTGGAAGGACAGGAGTCAGATAGACTATGGTGGAAAAGTTTTGAAAGTGCGGAGTTGAATGCCCTTATAGACCAGGCGCTCTCCGATAACTTCTCTATCAACGTTGCTTACGCCCGATTAAAGCAAGCTGCTGCAAACTTGGAACGCGCCGGTGCTGACCAGTACCCTACTCTGGATCTTACAGGCGGAGCCAAGGCTGGACGAGTCGGCACTAAAACCAACACCGGCAAACGTAGCAGTTACGACGACGTACAGCAGTATAACCTTGGCGCAGCCGCTGCTTACGAACTTGATTTATGGGGACGCATTGAAGCCCAGCGTAGCGCAAGCGAACAACAATTTTATGCAACACAGGCAGATTTAGATGCAGCCGCTGTTACTGTTGCCGCATCTGTCGCCGAAAACTGGGTTGATTTGCTCAGGGTTCGCGAAGAAATTGCCATTCTAAATGAACAGGTTGCAAACAACAGAAAGCAACTCGTATTTCAGGAATTCCGTTTTACAAACGGCATTGCAGAATCTGTAGATGTGTTACAGCAGCGCCAGATTTTAGCATCAAGCCAATCAGAACTCCCTTTATTGATAGCAAAAGAGCAAGTGCTTCTTAACGCACTTTCCGTATTAATCGGAAGCACTCCGCTGGAGCGCCCTACCGTTATCCAGAAAGAGTTGCCGGAACTTATTTCGCTGCCCCCAACAGGGTTACCATCAGACTTGCTTGTAAACAGACCGGATATTCGTTCTTCAGGATTACAGTTGTTCTCCGCAGAATGGAGTGTTGCTGAAGCAAGAGCAAACAGGTTGCCGCAGTTTACACTTAACGCAGACGCAGCTTTCAACAGCTCCGTTGCCGCCGTATTTTTTAACAACTGGGCAGCATCACTTGCCGGTAACATTATGCAGCCACTTCTAGACGGTGGTCTGCGTGCTTCGGAAGTTGATCGAACCCGCGCAGTTGTTGAAGAACGCGCAGCATTGTATAGTGAAACTGTCTCAAAAGCAGTTCAGGAAGTTGAAGATGCGCTGGTCAATGAAGAACAGCAACAAGAGTATTTACGACTCATTGGTGCACAGCGTGACGCCACGGCAAAAACCCTTGAGGATGCACAGTTACGATACCTTCAGGGACAAAGCGGTTACTTGCCTTTGCTGCAGGAAGTCTTAAATGTACAGAGTCTGGAACGACAAATGATTCAACAGCAAGCAGAGCTGATTAAGCTCCGAATTTCATTATATCGTGCTCTCGGGGGAGGCTGGACATACAGTCTTGCAAAAGTGCACGAACCTTCACCTGACGATCAAAATGAGGGGATATAA
- a CDS encoding glycosyltransferase family 9 protein: protein MTDSTLALDSAKIKKILVCQLRQIGDVMLSTPVAELLAQKFPDAEIHYFTEKKCVPVLQNNPYITKIWALDKKELSNIMKEFAFYKKVARQGFDLMVGLQHLPRIRWISYLTDAPVKLSYRSSWINDIGYTHLIDAKDGYASESKVAILAPLGIEWNCTTPKLFLTEEERDAMSARMKEWGVTDENRLITIDATHHDLGRKYPAENYAKVISLLAEKNKDLRFVLLAGPGEEGIFDEILDSCDAPEAVIVPSPSLQLREVAACQERSVLHFGNCSAPRHMAVAMGTPTLVTLGSSSDAWCFPSDEHTTVNSDIDCVPCNNTTCSIGYKCLTELDPEYVADKILEHIDSVTR from the coding sequence GTGACTGACAGCACCCTTGCCCTTGATTCCGCGAAAATAAAAAAAATTCTTGTTTGCCAACTTAGGCAAATTGGCGACGTTATGCTCTCCACACCGGTGGCGGAGTTACTCGCACAGAAATTTCCTGATGCAGAGATTCATTATTTTACAGAAAAAAAATGTGTCCCTGTTCTCCAGAACAACCCGTATATTACAAAAATATGGGCGTTGGATAAAAAAGAACTATCCAACATCATGAAAGAATTTGCTTTTTACAAGAAAGTTGCGCGGCAGGGTTTTGATTTAATGGTGGGATTACAACATCTCCCACGAATCCGCTGGATTTCTTATCTCACTGATGCGCCTGTTAAGCTGAGCTATCGTTCTTCATGGATTAACGACATCGGCTATACCCACCTCATTGATGCTAAGGACGGGTATGCTTCTGAATCCAAGGTCGCAATTCTTGCACCGCTCGGCATTGAGTGGAATTGTACAACGCCGAAGTTGTTCCTTACAGAGGAAGAGCGGGATGCGATGTCTGCACGAATGAAAGAATGGGGTGTAACTGACGAGAATCGGCTTATTACTATAGATGCTACACATCACGACCTTGGCAGAAAATATCCTGCCGAAAATTATGCAAAAGTCATCAGCCTTTTAGCTGAGAAGAATAAAGATCTGCGTTTTGTTTTATTGGCGGGACCGGGGGAAGAAGGGATTTTTGATGAAATTCTTGATAGTTGCGATGCACCGGAAGCAGTAATTGTTCCTTCGCCAAGCTTGCAGTTGCGTGAAGTTGCCGCTTGTCAGGAACGGAGTGTTCTGCACTTTGGTAATTGTTCGGCTCCGCGTCATATGGCTGTTGCGATGGGTACGCCTACTTTGGTTACTCTTGGTTCAAGCAGCGATGCATGGTGTTTCCCTTCTGATGAACACACAACGGTGAACTCTGATATAGACTGCGTCCCATGTAATAACACGACGTGCTCTATTGGCTATAAGTGCCTTACAGAGCTTGATCCAGAGTATGTTGCTGATAAAATTTTAGAGCATATAGACAGCGTAACCCGTTAG
- a CDS encoding Spy/CpxP family protein refolding chaperone: MKRLLIVCVAMLTVALCSSAFAQGAFYKETSSEQRMDHLTNMLDLTVDQQVKIKDIIKRRDAEMEPLFKSLAEANDKEEQREIKIDILEQHQRYRKELNDVLTDAQEKKYQEFLQKRMQERKMQKKS, from the coding sequence ATGAAAAGATTGTTGATAGTGTGTGTGGCTATGTTGACGGTGGCGTTATGTTCTTCTGCTTTTGCGCAAGGTGCTTTCTATAAAGAAACAAGTTCAGAACAGCGCATGGATCATTTAACAAACATGCTTGATTTGACTGTTGATCAGCAGGTTAAGATAAAAGATATTATCAAGCGTAGGGATGCAGAAATGGAGCCGCTCTTTAAGTCGCTTGCTGAAGCAAATGACAAAGAAGAGCAGCGGGAAATTAAGATAGATATTTTAGAGCAGCATCAGCGGTATAGAAAAGAATTGAATGATGTTCTTACTGATGCGCAGGAAAAGAAATATCAGGAATTTCTCCAAAAACGCATGCAAGAACGGAAGATGCAGAAAAAAAGTTAA
- a CDS encoding TetR/AcrR family transcriptional regulator, whose translation MGSSKELILYNARQLFAEKGFKGTTVALIAQLSHVTDAAIYRHYKSKQQIFDQIIEELITEYKGMLDEIKARQKSGYCLLETLIQDVVVFVNENETGYKVILTTYATIPSAKIAMENMTDALKQTIVACLERGIKDGTVREDIEVDNTAEIITWLLAGLNRRRIFWPERDEITKSAVTFCLNSIKGF comes from the coding sequence ATGGGTTCATCCAAAGAACTAATTCTTTACAATGCACGCCAACTCTTCGCAGAAAAAGGCTTTAAGGGAACAACCGTTGCTCTTATTGCGCAGCTTTCGCATGTGACAGATGCTGCTATTTACAGACACTACAAGTCAAAACAGCAGATTTTTGATCAGATTATCGAAGAACTCATTACTGAGTATAAAGGTATGCTTGATGAGATAAAGGCCCGCCAGAAATCTGGCTACTGCCTTTTAGAGACACTCATCCAGGACGTCGTGGTTTTTGTTAATGAAAACGAAACAGGATACAAAGTTATCCTCACCACATACGCCACAATTCCAAGCGCAAAAATTGCTATGGAAAATATGACTGACGCATTAAAACAAACCATCGTTGCTTGTCTTGAACGAGGCATCAAAGACGGTACAGTGCGCGAAGATATTGAAGTAGACAATACCGCTGAAATAATCACATGGCTACTTGCAGGGCTTAACCGCCGTCGCATTTTCTGGCCGGAACGTGATGAAATTACTAAATCTGCTGTAACATTTTGCCTTAATTCTATTAAAGGCTTCTAG
- the buk gene encoding butyrate kinase: MAEHILVINPGSTSTKVAVFDGEKELFSHTAEHDKQETLAFSTATEEMELRRSTIQAVLKEHGMDTIKLDGVAGRGGLLAPMQGGTWNVTPAMLSDLASAQYGEHACNLGAPLALEFAKEHGVRAFIVDTVVTDEMDSRARLSGLPELPRRSVFHALSQRAAARKASEQLGIEYENSRYLVCHMGGGVSVAAHRNGKICDVVNALEGDGPFSPERTGRLTALGVLDLVKNGTFTYEELRSRILKTGGLWAHLGTNDLREVEKRMAAGDTKAQLVFEALAYSIAKELSGLLPALMHLDEGESAPVTIDGVVLTGGMANSKKLVETIINNLPPLAPAIIFPAVEEMHALAGGVLRVLRGKESARDYTGTPQDLL; the protein is encoded by the coding sequence ATGGCTGAGCATATTCTGGTAATTAATCCGGGTTCTACGTCTACCAAAGTTGCTGTTTTTGACGGAGAAAAAGAACTTTTCTCGCATACGGCAGAACATGATAAGCAAGAAACACTCGCCTTTAGCACTGCTACTGAGGAAATGGAACTACGTCGCAGTACCATTCAAGCAGTTCTCAAAGAACATGGCATGGACACCATCAAATTAGATGGAGTTGCAGGCCGTGGAGGGCTTCTAGCTCCAATGCAGGGCGGCACGTGGAATGTCACCCCTGCCATGCTTTCCGATCTGGCATCTGCTCAATACGGAGAGCACGCATGCAATCTTGGTGCACCGCTAGCACTCGAATTTGCAAAAGAACACGGAGTACGAGCATTTATTGTCGATACCGTTGTAACAGACGAAATGGACAGCCGTGCCCGTCTCAGTGGTCTACCGGAACTTCCGCGCCGTAGTGTTTTTCATGCTCTGTCACAAAGGGCAGCAGCACGAAAAGCCTCGGAGCAGCTGGGAATAGAATATGAAAACAGCCGTTATCTCGTATGTCACATGGGTGGCGGGGTATCTGTAGCCGCACACCGTAACGGTAAAATTTGTGACGTAGTCAATGCATTGGAAGGCGATGGTCCGTTCTCACCTGAACGAACTGGCCGCCTGACAGCACTAGGTGTACTTGATCTCGTTAAAAACGGAACCTTTACATACGAAGAACTACGTTCACGTATTCTCAAAACGGGCGGTCTTTGGGCTCATCTGGGCACCAATGATCTGCGCGAAGTTGAAAAGCGTATGGCCGCTGGCGATACGAAGGCTCAGCTCGTCTTTGAAGCTCTTGCGTACTCTATTGCGAAAGAGCTCTCGGGACTTCTCCCTGCACTTATGCACCTTGATGAAGGTGAAAGTGCACCTGTTACCATTGATGGAGTTGTACTCACCGGTGGTATGGCAAACAGCAAGAAACTTGTTGAAACAATCATAAACAATTTACCACCGCTTGCACCTGCCATTATCTTCCCTGCAGTGGAAGAAATGCATGCACTTGCAGGCGGCGTTTTACGCGTACTTCGGGGCAAAGAAAGCGCCCGTGATTACACAGGAACTCCTCAGGATCTTCTGTAA
- a CDS encoding bifunctional enoyl-CoA hydratase/phosphate acetyltransferase has product MPINSLQSLADYIIEGHVCTKLAVASCAEGFVLRACVEAYANGIAEPILVGDIELTEKLAAERDLDLTPFEKHHVPEPAEAVAKCIELVKEGHASAIMKGRVNTDVLLRGILNKETGMPPKGVLSHIGLFNAPNDDRLMMITDAGINIAPNMQRKVDIVKNALRVAKVLKIEQPKVAMLAATEKVIYPAMPATLDAQMVAKMAEQGEFGDALVAGPFALDLAVSMRAVECKGVDNPVAGKADILVAPDIESGNILYKSLTALMNLDMAGMVAGSEVPIVLPSRGDTDRTKFYSIALAIAMAVGEKESP; this is encoded by the coding sequence ATGCCTATAAATTCCCTTCAGTCCCTTGCAGATTATATTATTGAAGGCCACGTTTGTACAAAACTCGCAGTTGCATCTTGTGCGGAAGGTTTTGTGCTACGTGCATGTGTGGAAGCATATGCAAATGGAATTGCTGAGCCAATTCTTGTTGGTGATATAGAACTTACAGAAAAGCTCGCTGCTGAACGTGATCTTGATCTTACCCCATTTGAGAAACATCACGTACCGGAGCCTGCTGAGGCTGTGGCTAAATGTATTGAGTTGGTGAAAGAAGGCCATGCCAGCGCTATTATGAAAGGCAGAGTCAATACCGACGTGCTGCTGCGCGGGATTCTTAACAAAGAAACCGGTATGCCGCCTAAAGGCGTTCTTTCCCACATTGGTCTTTTCAACGCTCCGAACGATGACCGGCTCATGATGATCACAGATGCCGGCATCAACATTGCGCCAAACATGCAACGTAAAGTTGATATTGTGAAAAACGCATTGCGTGTTGCAAAAGTACTCAAAATTGAGCAGCCAAAAGTTGCAATGCTCGCAGCCACAGAAAAAGTTATTTACCCTGCAATGCCCGCAACCCTCGATGCTCAGATGGTTGCTAAAATGGCAGAACAGGGTGAATTCGGCGATGCACTCGTTGCAGGTCCGTTTGCGCTCGACCTTGCCGTTTCTATGCGTGCAGTCGAATGCAAAGGCGTCGACAACCCGGTAGCAGGCAAGGCAGATATCCTTGTTGCGCCGGACATTGAGAGCGGAAACATCTTATACAAGTCACTTACCGCACTTATGAATCTGGACATGGCCGGCATGGTTGCCGGCAGCGAAGTACCGATTGTACTTCCTTCCCGTGGCGATACTGATCGTACAAAATTCTATTCTATTGCACTGGCCATTGCTATGGCTGTGGGTGAAAAGGAGTCGCCTTAA
- the ilvN gene encoding acetolactate synthase small subunit — MIYTISALVNNQPGVVADVTAVFRDRNVNFKSISCAETEEFEVSRLVITVDCDAETITTLLDVIANLSAVSEVDTLERNDFVDRQMALIKVGFTKDTMTQVMQIFEVFRADVVSMGQETIMVEITGDEDKVDGLIKMLRPHGICSLCRTGVVALKRGDE, encoded by the coding sequence ATGATTTATACTATCTCAGCGCTGGTTAACAACCAGCCGGGTGTTGTTGCAGACGTTACTGCGGTCTTTAGAGACCGTAACGTTAATTTCAAATCGATTTCCTGTGCAGAAACAGAAGAATTTGAAGTTTCCAGACTCGTTATTACTGTTGATTGCGACGCTGAAACTATCACAACTCTTCTTGACGTTATCGCAAACCTCTCTGCGGTATCCGAAGTTGATACCCTTGAGCGCAACGACTTTGTTGACCGTCAGATGGCGCTTATTAAAGTTGGCTTTACTAAAGATACCATGACTCAGGTCATGCAGATTTTTGAAGTATTCCGTGCAGACGTTGTGAGCATGGGCCAAGAGACCATCATGGTCGAAATTACAGGTGATGAAGACAAAGTTGACGGTCTCATCAAAATGCTACGCCCACACGGCATCTGTAGTTTGTGCAGAACCGGCGTTGTAGCCCTTAAACGTGGCGACGAATAA
- a CDS encoding rhodanese-like domain-containing protein, with amino-acid sequence MRCSCKLFLVMACLAVASVALAGSLERLSASEVHSFLTTTQKPIVILDVRTPKEYAAGHIRGALLYDYYDEGFERKLSLLPKNVTYVVYCAVGFRSLRAARFLQKMSNDVIHMDGGIKEWKRLEYPVVK; translated from the coding sequence ATGCGATGTTCCTGTAAGCTTTTTCTTGTGATGGCGTGTTTAGCGGTTGCCTCTGTTGCTTTAGCTGGGAGTTTGGAACGTCTCAGCGCAAGCGAAGTACATTCTTTTTTAACGACGACGCAGAAGCCGATAGTTATTCTGGATGTTCGCACACCGAAAGAATACGCAGCGGGGCATATTCGTGGTGCATTGCTGTATGATTATTATGACGAAGGATTTGAACGAAAATTGTCGCTTTTACCCAAGAATGTTACTTACGTGGTGTACTGTGCAGTAGGATTCAGGAGTCTTCGCGCTGCTCGATTTTTACAAAAAATGAGCAATGATGTTATACACATGGATGGTGGGATAAAAGAGTGGAAACGGTTGGAATATCCAGTTGTTAAGTAG
- the glmS gene encoding glutamine--fructose-6-phosphate transaminase (isomerizing), protein MCGIIGYAGHRPAVPLAVKGLKSLEYRGYDSAGVAFVQNKQLTTVRAEGKLMNLESKLETMNISLATSCMGHTRWATHGAPTERNAHPHKSWDESLAMVHNGIIENYQELKNMLASKGYGFRSDTDSEVFCNLIAEGVKQTGSLEKGLSWAVNEAEGAYSVLVMEVSNPDIIYGARCACPFVLGVGQGENFVASDIPAFLAYTRNVVFLEDGEMVRIDANSWAVKDARTLAPIEKEVHHIEWDVQSAQKDGYKHFMLKEIFEQPRVIKDCLAGRVDWHKQEAVLPELSAMPIPKRLHIVACGTSFNAGMWAQHLFESWARIPVSVEIASEFRYRDMILEEGDVVLVISQSGETADTLAALRIAKAQGIPVVGLCNVVGSSIARESDVTVYTQAGPEISVASTKAMCSQMAVLLLMGLAWADRKDMLDATLRREMFDGIRKLPELLEAELPRIREDAKRLAREYSTARSFFFLGRGVGYPLAMEGALKLKEISYIHAEGYAAGEMKHGPIALIDPEFPTFAIALHDQFFAKVKSNLEEVQARAGDVIALTNPNSDLSVKHKWVLPDCAYPLSSFLVLPALQLFSYESADYLGKDVDQPRNLAKSVTVE, encoded by the coding sequence ATGTGTGGAATTATTGGGTATGCAGGCCACAGACCTGCTGTTCCCCTTGCAGTTAAGGGACTGAAAAGTCTCGAATATCGTGGGTATGATTCTGCCGGTGTGGCGTTTGTTCAAAACAAACAGCTTACAACTGTCCGTGCAGAAGGCAAGCTTATGAATCTTGAATCTAAGCTTGAAACCATGAACATTTCACTTGCTACATCCTGCATGGGACATACCCGTTGGGCAACACATGGCGCGCCAACTGAGCGCAACGCTCATCCGCATAAATCTTGGGATGAATCACTTGCGATGGTTCACAATGGCATCATTGAGAACTATCAAGAGTTGAAAAACATGCTGGCCTCCAAAGGGTATGGTTTCCGCTCTGATACAGATTCTGAAGTCTTTTGTAACCTCATCGCCGAAGGCGTAAAGCAGACCGGTTCCCTTGAAAAAGGATTGAGCTGGGCTGTTAATGAGGCAGAAGGTGCATATTCAGTTTTGGTTATGGAAGTAAGCAATCCGGATATTATTTACGGCGCACGCTGTGCATGTCCGTTTGTCTTGGGTGTCGGGCAGGGTGAAAACTTTGTTGCTTCCGATATTCCGGCATTTCTTGCGTACACACGTAACGTTGTCTTTCTTGAAGACGGCGAAATGGTGCGTATTGATGCGAATAGCTGGGCTGTAAAAGATGCACGTACGCTTGCTCCGATTGAGAAAGAGGTACATCACATTGAATGGGATGTTCAGTCTGCTCAGAAGGACGGCTACAAGCACTTTATGCTTAAAGAAATCTTTGAACAGCCACGGGTTATCAAAGATTGCCTTGCCGGTCGCGTCGATTGGCATAAACAGGAAGCTGTTTTGCCGGAATTAAGCGCTATGCCGATTCCGAAACGCCTGCACATTGTTGCATGCGGCACAAGTTTTAACGCCGGTATGTGGGCACAGCATCTTTTTGAGAGCTGGGCACGTATTCCTGTTTCCGTTGAAATTGCTTCTGAGTTCAGATACCGCGACATGATTCTTGAAGAAGGTGACGTGGTTCTGGTTATTAGTCAGTCCGGTGAAACCGCGGACACCCTTGCTGCACTTCGTATTGCGAAAGCACAGGGTATTCCGGTTGTTGGACTTTGTAACGTTGTCGGTTCATCCATAGCACGTGAATCTGATGTTACAGTCTACACACAGGCCGGACCTGAGATTTCTGTTGCCTCCACCAAGGCTATGTGTTCCCAGATGGCAGTGTTACTGTTGATGGGGCTTGCCTGGGCGGATCGCAAAGACATGCTTGATGCTACACTGCGTCGTGAAATGTTTGACGGCATCCGTAAGCTTCCTGAACTTCTGGAAGCGGAATTGCCGCGTATTCGTGAAGATGCAAAGCGTCTTGCCCGCGAATACTCCACGGCTCGCAGTTTCTTCTTCCTCGGTCGCGGTGTAGGTTACCCGCTTGCCATGGAAGGTGCACTCAAGCTCAAAGAGATTTCGTATATTCATGCTGAAGGGTATGCTGCCGGTGAAATGAAACACGGCCCTATCGCCCTTATTGATCCGGAGTTTCCAACTTTCGCCATTGCGTTACACGACCAGTTCTTTGCCAAGGTTAAATCTAACCTTGAAGAAGTTCAGGCACGCGCAGGCGATGTGATTGCTTTGACGAACCCGAACTCCGATCTTTCTGTGAAACATAAATGGGTTCTGCCGGACTGCGCCTACCCGCTTTCATCATTTTTAGTCCTTCCGGCATTACAGTTGTTCAGCTACGAGTCTGCAGACTATCTTGGCAAAGACGTGGATCAGCCACGTAACCTTGCGAAGAGTGTTACAGTAGAGTAG
- the alr gene encoding alanine racemase, giving the protein MLHSEPLWAEIDLSVIRHNIREIRRVVGDQKAMLVVVKGNAYGHGAIQVANAVVREGVEYLGVARLSEAIVLRNAGIKVPILILGYTPPDCAPRLVDLKLTQTVHSCEYAERLASFLHCAKVKLTVHIKIDTGMGRLGLLTESVPGQSSIVDRVQDIARHGVFNMEGIYTHFAASDANCLDNAYHQLELFTQTLDSLKAAGFEFSRIHAANSAAIMTMPESHFNTVRPGIVTYGLYPSDSVDKSLLDLRPAMTVKASLVSVKDAPSGTTVSYGHTHVCKGNTRIGVVPIGYADGYDRFLSSKGIMLVHGKRAPVVGRVCMDQTMIDLGPNSSAECGDEVVILGRQGESSVTADDMAQILGTINYEVVARIMARVRRVYI; this is encoded by the coding sequence ATGCTGCATTCAGAGCCATTGTGGGCTGAAATAGATCTTTCTGTAATTCGTCACAACATTCGGGAAATCCGTCGGGTCGTTGGAGACCAGAAGGCAATGCTCGTTGTTGTTAAAGGTAATGCATATGGCCATGGAGCAATTCAGGTCGCAAATGCCGTTGTTCGAGAAGGTGTTGAGTATCTTGGTGTTGCCCGGTTAAGTGAAGCAATTGTCTTGAGAAACGCAGGCATTAAAGTGCCTATTTTGATTCTCGGCTATACTCCGCCTGATTGTGCACCGCGTTTGGTAGATTTGAAGCTGACGCAGACTGTGCATTCTTGTGAATATGCAGAACGTCTTGCTTCGTTTTTACATTGTGCCAAGGTAAAACTGACTGTCCATATTAAGATTGATACTGGTATGGGCAGGTTGGGTTTGTTGACGGAGAGTGTTCCGGGGCAATCTTCTATTGTAGACCGTGTGCAGGATATCGCGCGTCACGGTGTATTTAATATGGAAGGTATTTATACGCATTTTGCTGCAAGCGATGCTAACTGTCTGGATAATGCATATCATCAGTTAGAGTTGTTCACGCAGACCCTTGATTCTTTGAAAGCCGCAGGATTTGAATTTTCACGTATTCATGCCGCTAACAGTGCTGCGATTATGACCATGCCCGAGTCTCACTTTAATACGGTGCGTCCGGGGATTGTTACGTACGGATTATATCCATCGGATTCCGTGGATAAAAGCTTACTCGACTTGAGACCTGCCATGACGGTTAAGGCCTCTCTTGTGAGTGTGAAAGATGCTCCGAGTGGTACAACCGTGAGTTACGGACACACACATGTGTGTAAAGGTAATACGCGCATTGGTGTTGTCCCTATCGGGTACGCGGACGGATATGACCGTTTCCTTTCTTCTAAAGGGATAATGCTTGTTCATGGCAAGCGTGCTCCCGTTGTAGGCAGGGTCTGTATGGACCAGACCATGATTGATCTTGGACCGAACTCGAGTGCTGAATGTGGTGATGAAGTTGTTATCCTTGGTCGACAAGGTGAAAGCTCCGTCACTGCGGACGATATGGCACAGATACTCGGTACCATCAATTATGAGGTCGTTGCGCGTATTATGGCGCGTGTACGGCGAGTTTATATTTAG